The Vicia villosa cultivar HV-30 ecotype Madison, WI linkage group LG1, Vvil1.0, whole genome shotgun sequence genome includes a region encoding these proteins:
- the LOC131648706 gene encoding uncharacterized protein LOC131648706 has protein sequence MASSIGATRSCQFRSQCRCGLEAPLMTSWTDSNPGRRFFGCGMYKVQGRKRCSHFVWYDDELSSRAKEIIYSLQKKLEHERARLDEANTRVAEMKTKLNVMNLLMKFSVSMTLVMVVGLVMLNVMK, from the exons ATGGCGAGTAGTATCGGGGCTACACGTTCATGTCAGTTTCGAAGCCAGTGCAGGTGTGGGCTTGAAGCTCCATTGATGACCTCATGGACTGATTCGAACCCAGGCAGACGTTTTTTTGGGTGTGGGATGTACAAG GTACAGGGGCGTAAAAGGTGTAGCCACTTTGTTTGGTACGACGATGAACTCTCATCAAGGGCCAAGGAAATTATCTACTCCCTGCAGAAAAAATTGGAGCATGAAAGGGCTAGATTGGATGAAGCTAATACAAGAGTAGCAGAAATGAAGACGAAGTTGAATGTAATGAACTTATTGATGAAATTCTCAGTTTCCATGACATTAGTTATGGTAGTAGGACTTGTGATGCTTAATGTAATGAAGTAG
- the LOC131648711 gene encoding uncharacterized protein LOC131648711 gives MGAEKVDNNFMENLSDKRELWMELIYWKNKLDVGEWVVRGDFNSVKKREERRGKENHRRGIEMEEFKCFIENMELIDMQAESRLDRILLSGGLISKWDVVAQDVGKRDVSDHKPKEWNSIVIKGSPAFIIKEKLSFLRGRLRWWNLNVFGKVELKIEEIVDELNPLEDKLFHPNANLTEADFASRRIYQESFWHKLHIKEGIINQKSSHKWAKEGDNNTRLFHATMKLNSGAQIRFQTSMLHMLSMQESRSLEEPFTVDEIKQAVFEGDGDKSPGPDGFNLEFMKKCWDIVGDLIVLFIQEFHKGGKLPKVVTASFLALIPKCENPLNLEDYRTICLISRLLKLISLILTARMRNVIGKLISNNQTTFVPGR, from the exons ATGGGGGCAGAAAAAGTAGACAATAACTTCATGGAAAA TCTATCAGACAAAAGGGAGTTGTGGATGGAACTCATTTATTGGAAGAACAAGCTGGATGTTGGTGAGTGGGTGGTTCGGGGAGATTTCAACTCAGTTAAAAAAAGGGAGGAGAGGAGGGGCAAGGAAAATCATAGAAGAGGTATAGAAATGGAAGAATTCAAGTGTTTTATTGAAAATATGGAGCTTATTGATATGCAA GCAGAAAGTAGACTAGACCGCATTCTCCTTTCTGGTGGGCTGATATCTAAATGGGATGTGGTTGCTCAAGATGTGGGGAAGAGGGACGTTTCAGATCATAAACCA AAGGAGTGGAATTCAATCGTAATTAAAGGAAGTCCAGCTTTTATCATCAAGGAAAAATTGAGTTTCCTCAGAGGAAGACTAAGATGGTGGAATCTTAATGTGTTTGGAAAGGTGGAGCTGAAGATTGAAGAGATCGTGGATGAATTGAATCCATTGGAAGATAAATTGTTTCACCCAAATGCGAATCTAACAGAGGCTGATTTTGCAAGCAGAAGGATTTATCAGGAGTCTTTTTGGCATAAACTACATATAAAAGAGGgcatcatcaatcaaaaatcaagtCATAAGTGGGCAAAGGAAGGTGACAATAACACTAGGTTGTTTCACGCGACAATGAAG CTAAATTCAGGAGCCCAAATTCGGTTCCAAACTTCAATGTTACACATGTTAAGTATGCAAGAGAGTAGGAGTTTGGAAGAGCCATTTACGGTGGATGAAATAAAGCAAGCAGTGTTTGAAGGTGACGGAGATAAGAGTCCAGGGCCTGATGGATTCAACTTGGAATTTATGAAGAAGTGTTGGGACATCGTGGGGGATTTGATTGTGTTGTTcattcaagaattccacaaaggagGTAAGCTTCCAAAAGTTGTAACTGCCTCTTTTCTAGCTCTAATTCCTAAATGTGAAAATCCATTAAACCTTGAAGATTATAGGACAATTTGCTTAATAAGTAGATTACTTAAACTCATATCACTTATACTAACTGCGAGAATGAGGAATGTCATAGGCAAATTGATATCGAATAATCAGACGACATTTGTACCGGGAAGATAA